Proteins encoded together in one Shewanella oneidensis MR-1 window:
- the nadA gene encoding quinolinate synthase NadA, whose translation MSSSLFAPTIETIDYPFPPKPVPLSDAQKADYKARIKQLLIEKDAVLVAHYYTDPEIQALAEETGGCVSDSLEMARFGRDHPAKTLIVAGVKFMGETAKILSPEKTILMPTLEATCSLDLGCPIDKFSAFCDAHPDHTVVVYANTSAAVKARADWVVTSSIALEIVEHLDSEGKKIIWGPDRHLGSYIAKQTGAEMLMWQGDCIVHDEFKANALRDLKSVYPDAAILVHPESPASVVAMADAVGSTSQLIKAAQTMPNERFIVATDRGIFYKMQQAAPGKTLIEAPTGGNGATCKSCAHCPWMAMNGLKAIEASLSNSDKTTHEIFVDEDLRVKALIPLTRMLDFAKTLNMKVKGNA comes from the coding sequence ATGAGCTCCAGCTTATTTGCCCCAACAATCGAAACCATAGATTATCCATTTCCGCCAAAACCTGTGCCGCTATCTGATGCACAAAAGGCTGATTATAAGGCACGTATCAAGCAACTGCTGATTGAAAAAGATGCGGTATTAGTTGCCCATTATTATACCGACCCTGAAATTCAAGCACTTGCTGAAGAAACCGGTGGCTGTGTTTCTGATTCCCTCGAAATGGCGCGCTTTGGCCGCGATCACCCAGCAAAAACCTTAATCGTAGCTGGGGTGAAGTTTATGGGGGAAACAGCTAAAATTTTAAGCCCTGAAAAAACCATCCTAATGCCGACCCTTGAAGCAACTTGTTCATTGGATTTAGGTTGCCCCATCGATAAATTCAGCGCCTTCTGTGACGCCCATCCAGATCATACCGTGGTGGTTTATGCCAATACTTCTGCAGCCGTAAAAGCCCGTGCCGATTGGGTAGTGACATCGAGCATTGCCCTTGAAATCGTTGAACACTTAGACAGTGAAGGCAAAAAAATCATTTGGGGTCCAGACCGCCACTTAGGCAGTTATATTGCCAAACAAACGGGCGCCGAAATGCTAATGTGGCAGGGCGACTGTATTGTACATGATGAGTTTAAAGCGAACGCCCTGCGTGATCTGAAAAGCGTCTACCCAGATGCGGCTATTCTTGTTCATCCAGAATCACCAGCCAGCGTAGTTGCTATGGCTGATGCCGTTGGTTCAACCAGTCAGTTAATTAAAGCTGCGCAAACCATGCCCAATGAGCGTTTTATTGTGGCGACCGATCGCGGTATTTTCTACAAAATGCAGCAAGCAGCACCGGGCAAAACCTTAATCGAAGCGCCGACCGGCGGTAATGGTGCTACCTGTAAGAGCTGCGCTCACTGTCCTTGGATGGCGATGAACGGCTTAAAGGCTATTGAAGCGTCATTAAGTAATAGCGACAAAACGACTCACGAGATCTTTGTCGATGAAGATTTGCGAGTGAAAGCCTTAATTCCGCTGACGCGTATGCTCGATTTTGCGAAGACGCTCAATATGAAAGTGAAGGGCAATGCCTAA